The Pseudomonas parafulva genome window below encodes:
- a CDS encoding GntR family transcriptional regulator, translating into MSNRTAEKTDERLSLADQVACEIREDIIGGRLVSGMALVEADLTGRYNASRNTVREALHQLGHEGLTTYVRNKGVMVRRLGVAEVRDIFLVRRTLEVQAIHGSKPLREYQSDRMLDAIEAAELAREREDWQTFGTHSLRFHQHIVGLLRSPLLDAFFTNIAAQMRLVFAVAPDEKNFQSPWLERDRQIHDLLADGLRLDAAEAMTRYLDDSEHALLDLFSHPPRS; encoded by the coding sequence ATGAGCAATCGAACCGCGGAAAAGACCGACGAGCGCCTGTCCCTGGCCGATCAGGTGGCCTGCGAAATCCGTGAGGACATCATCGGTGGACGCCTGGTGTCGGGCATGGCGCTGGTCGAGGCGGACCTCACCGGTCGCTACAACGCCTCGCGCAATACCGTGCGCGAAGCTCTGCACCAGTTGGGCCACGAGGGCCTGACCACCTACGTGCGCAACAAAGGCGTGATGGTCCGGCGCCTGGGGGTGGCCGAAGTGCGCGACATCTTCCTGGTGCGGCGCACCTTGGAGGTGCAGGCGATCCACGGCAGCAAGCCGCTGCGCGAGTACCAGTCCGACCGCATGCTCGATGCCATCGAGGCCGCGGAGCTGGCCCGCGAGCGCGAAGACTGGCAGACCTTCGGCACCCACAGCCTGCGCTTTCATCAGCACATCGTCGGCCTGCTGCGCAGTCCGCTGCTCGACGCCTTCTTCACCAACATCGCGGCGCAGATGCGCCTGGTGTTTGCCGTGGCCCCGGATGAAAAGAACTTCCAGAGCCCTTGGCTAGAGCGTGACCGGCAGATCCACGACCTACTCGCCGACGGCCTGCGCCTGGACGCTGCCGAAGCCATGACCCGTTACCTGGACGACTCCGAGCACGCCCTGCTCGACCTGTTCAGTCACCCACCCCGTTCCTGA
- a CDS encoding amino acid ABC transporter permease/ATP-binding protein, translating into MQFDWDYAAGLLVNGDFWKAVGTVVELSVETWLLGIVFGFVLALARQSRHRALNRGAALYIWFFRSLPLLVLLIFVYNLPQVFPSTSVLLSNPYAAGLIALVLSEAAYIAEIHRGGLLAVAKGQLEAGKALGIRYTGVQRLIVIPQALRVALPTLANEYITIVKLTSLVSVISLSEILLVGQQLYTQNFLVMETMLAVAFYYVLIVTVFSYLLRRLERYLDVTQRLPKVVADDTAQAAPAPRASPARRGEFAMRVLGARKHYGPLEVLKGIDLDIRFGEVVSIIGPSGSGKTTLIRTLNGLEGLDRGQVELCGAPFLRGHAEEGGSLGNRLHMEGIVQVGMVFQGFNLFPHKTVLENVILAPQHHGHASAAELRAFGLSLLSKVGLREHAGKYPHQLSGGQQQRVAIARALAMRPQVMLFDEPTSALDPELVGDVLKVIEDLAREGMTMVIVTHEMKFAFQVSDRVVFMERGEIIQAGAPRELLDNRSERMGRFLKDVQLA; encoded by the coding sequence ATGCAATTCGATTGGGATTACGCCGCAGGCCTGCTGGTCAACGGCGACTTCTGGAAAGCGGTCGGCACCGTGGTGGAGTTGAGCGTCGAGACTTGGTTGCTGGGCATCGTGTTCGGTTTCGTCCTGGCCCTGGCACGGCAATCTCGCCACCGCGCGCTGAACCGTGGTGCGGCGCTGTACATCTGGTTCTTCCGCAGCCTGCCGCTGCTGGTGCTGCTGATCTTCGTCTATAACCTGCCCCAGGTATTTCCCAGCACCAGCGTACTGCTGTCCAACCCCTATGCTGCCGGCCTGATCGCCCTGGTACTGAGCGAAGCCGCGTACATCGCCGAGATCCATCGCGGCGGGCTGCTGGCGGTGGCCAAGGGTCAACTGGAAGCGGGCAAGGCGCTGGGCATCCGCTATACCGGCGTGCAACGGCTGATCGTGATTCCCCAGGCCTTGCGCGTGGCGCTGCCGACTCTTGCCAACGAGTACATCACCATCGTCAAGCTGACCTCGCTGGTGTCGGTGATTTCTCTATCGGAGATCCTGCTGGTCGGCCAGCAGTTGTACACGCAGAACTTCCTGGTCATGGAGACCATGCTCGCGGTGGCCTTCTACTACGTGCTGATTGTGACGGTGTTCAGCTACCTGCTGCGCCGCCTGGAGCGCTATCTGGACGTTACCCAGCGCTTGCCCAAGGTCGTCGCCGACGACACGGCGCAGGCTGCACCGGCCCCCCGTGCCAGCCCCGCGCGGCGCGGCGAGTTCGCCATGCGTGTGCTCGGTGCGCGCAAACACTACGGGCCACTGGAGGTGCTCAAGGGCATCGACCTGGATATCCGCTTTGGCGAAGTGGTATCGATCATCGGGCCGTCGGGGTCGGGCAAGACGACGCTCATCCGCACCCTCAACGGGCTCGAAGGCCTGGATCGCGGCCAGGTCGAACTGTGCGGCGCACCGTTCCTGCGCGGCCATGCTGAAGAAGGCGGCAGCCTCGGCAATCGCCTGCACATGGAAGGCATCGTCCAGGTCGGCATGGTGTTCCAAGGCTTCAACCTGTTCCCGCACAAGACCGTGCTGGAGAACGTGATACTCGCCCCGCAGCATCACGGCCACGCCAGTGCCGCCGAGCTGCGCGCCTTCGGCTTGTCACTGCTGAGCAAGGTGGGGCTGCGCGAGCACGCTGGCAAATACCCACACCAGCTTTCCGGCGGTCAGCAGCAACGGGTGGCGATCGCCCGCGCTCTGGCCATGCGCCCGCAAGTGATGCTGTTCGACGAGCCGACGTCGGCGCTGGACCCGGAACTGGTAGGCGATGTGCTCAAGGTCATCGAAGACCTGGCCCGCGAAGGCATGACTATGGTCATCGTCACCCACGAAATGAAGTTCGCCTTCCAGGTGTCCGACCGCGTGGTGTTCATGGAGCGCGGTGAAATCATCCAGGCCGGCGCGCCGCGCGAATTGCTCGACAACCGCAGCGAGCGCATGGGCCGCTTCCTCAAGGACGTGCAACTGGCATGA
- a CDS encoding ABC transporter substrate-binding protein: MSRATVLTFALTLSAAAQAADGTLQPDHLSVGSDLTYPPYTYLDQGKPAGFDPQFMNLLGAHLKLTTQFQDTRFANLVMGVNARRFDVVASALYVTPERAAQVDFLPYLKSGASLMVRANDSFRPQRPEDLCGKRIGSIKGGSWIPKLMALSKSHCEANGQPAIDSREFPTSPEAAQALLAKAVDVQFEDAAVAAITADKLKGRVLISSNELIYPVVIGLAVRKGNEALLGELRQGFADMKASGEYQTLLSRYNLAEPSAAEVAQALGQNPQAAAQ, encoded by the coding sequence ATGTCCCGAGCTACCGTCCTCACCTTCGCCCTGACCCTCAGCGCTGCCGCCCAGGCCGCCGACGGCACCCTGCAACCTGATCACCTGTCCGTGGGTTCGGACCTCACCTACCCACCCTATACCTACCTCGATCAAGGCAAACCTGCTGGCTTCGACCCGCAGTTCATGAACCTGCTCGGCGCGCACCTCAAGCTGACCACCCAGTTCCAGGACACCCGCTTCGCCAACCTGGTGATGGGTGTCAACGCGCGGCGCTTCGATGTGGTGGCGTCGGCGCTGTACGTCACCCCCGAGCGCGCGGCCCAGGTCGATTTCCTGCCGTACCTCAAGAGCGGCGCTTCGCTGATGGTACGTGCCAACGACAGCTTCCGTCCCCAACGGCCAGAAGACCTGTGCGGCAAGCGCATCGGCTCGATCAAGGGCGGCTCGTGGATTCCCAAGCTGATGGCACTTTCCAAGAGCCACTGCGAAGCCAATGGTCAGCCGGCCATCGATTCGCGTGAATTCCCCACCTCGCCCGAAGCGGCGCAGGCGCTGCTGGCCAAGGCCGTGGACGTGCAGTTCGAAGACGCCGCCGTGGCCGCCATTACCGCCGACAAGCTCAAGGGCCGCGTGCTGATCAGCTCCAACGAACTCATCTACCCCGTGGTCATCGGCCTGGCCGTGCGCAAGGGCAACGAGGCGCTGCTCGGCGAACTGCGCCAAGGCTTCGCCGACATGAAGGCCAGCGGCGAATACCAGACCTTGCTCAGCCGCTACAACCTCGCTGAACCGAGCGCGGCCGAAGTGGCCCAGGCCCTGGGTCAGAACCCTCAAGCGGCAGCCCAGTAA
- the cprA gene encoding cationic peptide resistance protein CprA (CprA (cationic peptide resistance A) is an SDR family oxidoreductase by homology) produces MNMLATGEPITFTTLPECILITGATGFLGGSVVAQLIASGQAAQLMFLVRADEAEQGLERLRANLQQHGVGLAERMALGAEQIICGDFLDTTWLARETPRLMTVDRVINCAAVASFSKNPTIWPVNVEGTFAFAEVMSRSRRLKRFLHVGTAMCCGPERESPISESWEFPEAEQQLVDYTASKAEIERRMREDLPSLPLVVARPSIVVGHRSLGCQASGSIFWVFRMGFALESFTCGLDEQIDVIPVDYCAEALIGLTLKPRLNHDLYHISAGHDSACTFAEIDRAFALANGADPVGERYRKIDVDNLKELAVSFESRIGPANPRLVLRALRLYSGFADLNYLFDNQRLLDEGIAVPPRFTDYLDVCVRSSSGVSIATQMQWDFK; encoded by the coding sequence ATGAACATGCTCGCCACCGGTGAACCCATCACCTTTACCACGCTGCCCGAATGCATCCTGATCACCGGCGCTACCGGTTTTCTGGGCGGGTCGGTCGTCGCTCAACTGATCGCCAGCGGCCAGGCTGCGCAGCTCATGTTCCTGGTGCGTGCCGATGAGGCCGAACAGGGTCTGGAGCGTCTGCGCGCCAACCTGCAACAGCACGGCGTCGGCCTGGCCGAGCGCATGGCGCTGGGCGCCGAGCAGATCATCTGCGGGGACTTCCTCGACACCACCTGGCTGGCGCGCGAAACGCCGCGTCTGATGACGGTGGACCGCGTGATCAACTGCGCCGCCGTCGCTTCCTTCTCGAAGAACCCGACCATCTGGCCGGTCAACGTCGAAGGCACCTTCGCCTTCGCCGAGGTCATGAGCCGCTCGCGGCGCCTCAAACGCTTCCTGCATGTCGGTACCGCCATGTGTTGCGGGCCAGAGCGCGAGTCGCCGATCAGCGAGTCGTGGGAATTCCCCGAGGCCGAGCAGCAATTGGTGGACTACACCGCCTCCAAGGCCGAGATCGAGCGACGCATGCGCGAAGACCTGCCCAGCCTGCCCCTGGTGGTGGCGCGCCCTTCGATCGTGGTCGGCCACCGCAGCCTGGGCTGCCAGGCCTCTGGCAGCATCTTCTGGGTGTTCCGCATGGGCTTCGCCCTGGAGAGCTTCACTTGCGGGCTGGACGAACAGATCGACGTGATCCCGGTGGACTACTGCGCCGAAGCCCTGATCGGCCTGACCCTCAAGCCGCGCCTTAATCACGACCTGTACCACATCTCGGCCGGCCATGACTCGGCCTGTACCTTCGCCGAGATCGACCGTGCCTTCGCCCTGGCCAATGGTGCGGACCCGGTGGGCGAGCGCTACCGCAAGATCGACGTCGACAACCTCAAGGAGCTGGCGGTGAGCTTCGAGTCGCGCATCGGCCCGGCCAACCCGCGGCTGGTACTGCGCGCCTTGCGCCTGTACAGCGGATTCGCTGACCTGAACTACCTGTTCGACAATCAGCGCCTGCTTGATGAGGGCATTGCCGTTCCGCCGCGCTTCACCGACTACCTGGACGTGTGCGTGCGCTCCTCCAGCGGTGTCAGTATCGCCACGCAGATGCAGTGGGACTTCAAGTAA
- the efeO gene encoding iron uptake system protein EfeO: MNNTRLALLLAVAPLLANAATVDPLTLVQPVSDYKIYVTEKVDQLVSDTQLFTQAVKQGDLAKAQALYATTRVNYETIEPIAELFSDLDAAIDSRVDDHEKGVAAEDFTGFHRLEYALFDQHTTQGQGAIADKLIADVKDLQNRIATLTFPPEKVVGGAAALLEEVAATKVSGEEDRYSHTDLYDFQGNIDGAQKIFELFRTHLAAQDQGFVAKVDKNFATVNGLLAKYKTADGGFQAYDKVAERDRKAMIGPVNTLAEDLSTLRGKLGLN; encoded by the coding sequence ATGAACAACACCCGTCTCGCCCTGCTGCTTGCTGTTGCCCCGCTGCTGGCCAATGCCGCCACGGTGGATCCGCTGACCCTGGTCCAGCCGGTGTCGGACTACAAGATCTATGTCACCGAGAAAGTCGATCAACTGGTCAGCGACACCCAGTTGTTCACCCAGGCGGTGAAGCAGGGAGATCTGGCCAAGGCCCAGGCGTTGTATGCCACCACCCGCGTCAACTACGAGACGATCGAACCGATCGCCGAGTTGTTCAGCGACCTCGACGCGGCCATCGACTCACGGGTGGACGATCACGAAAAAGGCGTGGCTGCCGAGGATTTCACCGGGTTTCATCGCCTGGAATATGCGCTGTTCGACCAGCATACGACCCAGGGCCAGGGGGCAATTGCCGATAAACTCATCGCCGATGTCAAAGACCTGCAGAACCGCATCGCCACCTTGACCTTCCCGCCGGAGAAAGTGGTGGGTGGGGCGGCGGCGCTGCTCGAGGAAGTGGCGGCGACCAAGGTTTCGGGAGAGGAAGATCGCTACAGCCATACCGATCTGTACGACTTCCAGGGCAATATCGACGGCGCGCAGAAGATTTTCGAGCTGTTCCGGACGCATTTGGCGGCGCAAGATCAGGGGTTTGTCGCCAAAGTTGACAAGAACTTTGCGACGGTCAATGGGTTGCTGGCCAAGTACAAGACGGCTGACGGCGGGTTCCAGGCTTATGACAAAGTTGCTGAGCGGGATCGCAAGGCCATGATTGGGCCGGTCAATACCTTGGCTGAGGATCTTTCGACGTTGCGGGGGAAGTTGGGCTTGAATTGA
- the efeB gene encoding iron uptake transporter deferrochelatase/peroxidase subunit: protein MTDRDTANAPLCPQRRRLLAGLGAAGVAIAGAGLSGTALAAPSPAKVTEAPHSDRTQERKTWLGAHQPGIVTPRPTAGMFVAFDVLAQNAEDLERLFRTLEQRIRFLMAGGPVPQVDPKLPPVDSGILGPVVTPDNLTITVSVGESLFDDRYGLAAAKPVRLSRMTGFPNDALEAERCHGDLGLQFCSNSPDTNIHALRDIIKTLPDLLYVRWKQEGSVPPQAPHKAGDPEQSARNFLGFRDGSANPDSSDAGLMDRVVWVGAGQEPAWAAHGSYQVVRIIRNLVERWDRTPLQEQESIFGRKKTSGAPMDGQRETDVPNYPKDPHGKLTRLDSHIRLANPRDAGSQANLILRRPFNYSSGVGKNGQLDMGLLFICYQADLEKGFITVQNRLNGEPLEEYIKPVGGGYFFVLPGVTHAQDFIGRSLLGAAASSKPV from the coding sequence ATGACCGACCGCGACACCGCCAACGCCCCGCTCTGCCCACAACGTCGACGCCTCCTGGCAGGCCTGGGTGCCGCCGGGGTGGCCATCGCCGGCGCCGGGCTGAGCGGCACTGCCCTGGCCGCGCCCTCCCCGGCCAAGGTCACCGAGGCCCCGCACAGCGACCGCACCCAGGAACGCAAGACCTGGCTCGGTGCCCACCAGCCAGGCATCGTCACGCCGCGCCCAACGGCGGGCATGTTCGTTGCCTTCGATGTGCTGGCGCAGAACGCCGAGGACCTCGAACGGCTGTTCCGCACGCTGGAGCAGCGCATCCGTTTCCTGATGGCCGGAGGCCCGGTGCCGCAGGTGGACCCCAAGCTGCCACCGGTCGACTCCGGCATCCTGGGTCCAGTGGTTACGCCCGACAACCTGACCATCACCGTGTCGGTCGGCGAATCGCTGTTCGACGACCGCTATGGCCTGGCCGCTGCCAAACCGGTGCGTTTGAGCCGTATGACCGGCTTTCCCAACGACGCCCTGGAGGCCGAGCGCTGCCACGGCGACCTGGGCCTGCAGTTCTGTTCCAACTCGCCGGACACCAACATCCACGCCTTGCGCGACATCATCAAGACCTTGCCGGACCTGCTCTACGTGCGCTGGAAGCAGGAAGGCTCGGTGCCGCCCCAGGCACCGCACAAGGCCGGCGACCCCGAACAGAGTGCACGCAACTTCCTGGGCTTTCGTGACGGCTCGGCCAACCCGGACTCCAGCGACGCGGGCCTGATGGATCGTGTGGTCTGGGTCGGTGCGGGTCAGGAGCCGGCTTGGGCTGCGCATGGCAGCTATCAAGTGGTGCGCATCATCCGCAACCTGGTCGAGCGCTGGGACCGTACGCCGCTGCAAGAGCAGGAATCGATCTTCGGCCGCAAGAAGACCAGCGGTGCGCCCATGGACGGTCAGCGCGAAACCGACGTACCGAACTACCCGAAAGATCCGCACGGCAAGCTGACGCGACTCGACTCCCACATTCGCTTGGCCAACCCACGCGATGCCGGCAGCCAGGCCAACCTGATCCTGCGCCGCCCGTTCAACTATTCCTCAGGCGTCGGCAAGAACGGTCAGTTGGACATGGGCTTGCTGTTCATCTGCTACCAGGCCGACCTGGAAAAAGGCTTCATCACAGTGCAGAACCGCCTCAACGGCGAGCCGCTGGAGGAGTACATCAAGCCGGTGGGCGGTGGCTATTTCTTCGTCCTGCCGGGCGTGACGCACGCGCAGGACTTCATCGGCCGTTCGCTGCTCGGCGCGGCCGCCTCTTCCAAACCCGTATGA
- the efeO gene encoding iron uptake system protein EfeO has product MSRDQGGTPATPPSPRLLRLALVGSVLLMAGAGVVFYYAAQQAQAKRSTGAGQETLVTLRDHACEPNDLSVAAGVNRFRIVNQSQRAVEWEILDGVLVIEERENIAPGLSQVITANLQPGRYAITCGLLSNPRGSLTVTPTAASEAAAQARPTLTAFIGPLSEYRFYLSSQGSALVRAGAALQQAIQAGDLQQAQTAYAQARLIYQRIAGASQRLGELDNRINARADYFEQREQDPAFGGFHRLEYGLFQQRSSAGLQPVAQALTHDLSELKTQLLAQSMAPAQFTGAVVRNLQSLAQSRSSGEEERYSHLDLPGFAANLEGARKVIDLLRPLLARNASAPLAAVDAAMAQFDQQLKALRSDDQFLPYDQVTPAQRQQITEDAQHLANAITALNPALGLDDLPTQASPQ; this is encoded by the coding sequence ATGAGCCGTGATCAAGGCGGCACGCCCGCCACGCCCCCCTCCCCGCGCCTGCTGCGCCTGGCCCTGGTCGGCAGCGTGCTGCTGATGGCCGGCGCTGGCGTGGTGTTCTACTACGCCGCCCAGCAAGCCCAAGCCAAGCGTTCGACTGGCGCCGGGCAGGAAACGCTGGTCACGCTGCGTGACCACGCCTGCGAGCCGAACGACCTGAGCGTTGCAGCCGGAGTCAACCGTTTTCGCATCGTCAACCAGTCCCAGCGTGCCGTGGAGTGGGAGATCCTCGACGGCGTACTGGTGATCGAGGAGCGCGAGAACATCGCGCCGGGCTTGTCGCAAGTGATCACCGCCAACCTGCAGCCGGGCCGCTACGCGATCACCTGCGGCCTGCTGAGCAACCCGCGCGGCAGCTTGACCGTCACCCCGACCGCCGCGTCCGAGGCCGCTGCCCAGGCGCGCCCGACCCTGACCGCCTTCATCGGTCCGCTGTCGGAATACCGCTTCTACCTGAGCAGCCAGGGCTCGGCGCTAGTACGCGCGGGGGCGGCGCTGCAGCAGGCGATCCAAGCGGGCGACCTGCAACAGGCGCAGACCGCCTATGCGCAGGCGCGACTGATCTATCAGCGCATCGCAGGGGCCAGCCAGCGCCTGGGCGAGCTGGACAACCGTATCAACGCGCGCGCCGACTACTTCGAGCAGCGCGAGCAGGACCCGGCGTTCGGCGGCTTTCACCGCCTCGAATACGGTCTGTTCCAGCAGCGCAGCAGCGCCGGCCTGCAGCCGGTCGCACAAGCCCTGACCCACGACCTGAGCGAACTCAAGACGCAACTGCTGGCCCAGTCCATGGCGCCAGCACAATTCACCGGCGCGGTGGTGCGCAACCTGCAGAGCCTGGCGCAGAGCCGCAGCAGCGGTGAAGAAGAACGCTACAGCCACCTCGATCTGCCCGGCTTCGCGGCCAACCTCGAAGGCGCGCGCAAGGTGATCGACCTGCTGCGTCCGTTGCTGGCCCGAAACGCCTCCGCCCCCCTGGCAGCCGTCGACGCCGCCATGGCCCAGTTCGACCAGCAACTGAAGGCGCTGCGCAGTGACGACCAGTTCTTGCCTTACGACCAGGTAACGCCCGCGCAGAGGCAGCAGATTACCGAAGACGCGCAGCACCTGGCCAATGCCATCACGGCCCTGAATCCCGCACTGGGACTGGACGATTTGCCGACACAAGCGAGCCCCCAATGA
- the efeU gene encoding iron uptake transporter permease EfeU, with product MLVPFLIMLREGIEAALIVGIIASYLRQTGRGQWMPAVWIGVFLAIALSLLVGAGLELMSSEFPQKQQELFEAVVGLAAVVMLSAMVLWMRKVARSIKQALHVSLDAALAGSRHQAWALIGMVFFAVAREGLETVFFLLAVFQQSSGPAAPLGALLGLLVAVLIGVALYSGSLRLNLSQFFRWTGLFILVVAAGILANAVQALHEAGVWNGLQAVVFDSSAVLPQDGPTGSVLAGMFGYQDTPTISTLGAYLLYLIGALLLFFWPVKATPSSSSSNAQGPA from the coding sequence ATGCTCGTTCCTTTCCTCATCATGCTCCGCGAGGGCATCGAAGCGGCGCTGATCGTCGGCATCATCGCCAGCTACTTGCGCCAGACAGGTCGCGGCCAGTGGATGCCGGCTGTGTGGATCGGCGTATTCCTGGCCATCGCGCTTTCGCTGCTGGTCGGTGCCGGCCTGGAGCTGATGAGCAGCGAATTTCCGCAGAAGCAGCAGGAGCTGTTCGAGGCCGTGGTCGGTCTGGCGGCGGTGGTGATGCTCAGTGCCATGGTGCTGTGGATGCGCAAAGTGGCGCGGTCGATCAAGCAGGCCCTGCACGTCTCGCTCGACGCCGCGCTGGCCGGCTCCCGGCACCAGGCCTGGGCGCTGATCGGCATGGTGTTCTTCGCCGTGGCCCGCGAAGGCCTGGAAACGGTGTTCTTCCTGCTGGCCGTGTTCCAGCAGAGCAGCGGCCCTGCGGCGCCCCTGGGCGCCTTGCTGGGTCTGTTGGTTGCGGTTCTGATAGGCGTGGCACTGTATTCGGGCAGCCTGCGCCTGAACCTGTCGCAGTTCTTCCGCTGGACCGGCCTGTTCATCCTGGTGGTCGCCGCCGGCATCCTGGCCAATGCCGTGCAAGCGCTGCACGAGGCCGGTGTGTGGAACGGGCTGCAAGCGGTGGTCTTCGACAGCAGCGCTGTGCTGCCGCAGGACGGGCCGACCGGCTCGGTGCTGGCCGGCATGTTTGGCTACCAGGACACCCCGACCATCAGCACGCTGGGCGCCTATCTGCTCTACCTGATCGGTGCGCTGCTGCTGTTCTTCTGGCCGGTCAAGGCCACACCGTCATCCTCCTCCTCGAACGCACAAGGCCCCGCATGA
- a CDS encoding gluconate:H+ symporter encodes MDLSHAAWLAHDTRLLICCGAAIACIVVLISLTKLPPFLSILIGTFVAGLGAALPPEAVAKAFAKGAGSLLGEAGMIIALGAMLGALMAESGAADRIASTLLRHARGKALPWVMAVVAMVIGLPLFFEVGLVLMVPVIFVIARQSGQPLLKVAIPALAGMTTLHALMPPHPGPLIAVSALHADLGTTMLLGLCIAVPAVILAGPLYGIWLSRRMQVEEPAELGELFTAKVQTRRKPSFAMSLLIILLPVLLMLGSTLAKVAMAPESSLALTLKFLGEPLIALGLAVIAAVICLGWSIGMARDQVGGVLRKSLAPIAVLLLTIGAGGGLKQTLLEAGVSDTISKVASGAHLSYVLLAWLIAVALRQATGSATVATTTTAGILAPLMTGLASTQSSLVALAIGAGSVFFCHVNDAGFWMVREYFGLQLKQTLWVWSVLQTIVSVVGLVGTLLLWQWLQ; translated from the coding sequence TTGGATCTTTCACACGCCGCGTGGCTCGCCCACGACACCCGCCTGCTGATCTGCTGCGGGGCTGCCATCGCCTGCATCGTGGTGCTGATCAGTCTCACCAAGCTGCCGCCGTTTCTCTCCATCCTCATCGGCACCTTCGTCGCCGGCCTGGGCGCTGCCCTGCCGCCGGAAGCCGTGGCCAAGGCGTTCGCCAAGGGTGCAGGCAGCCTGCTGGGCGAGGCCGGCATGATCATCGCCCTGGGCGCCATGCTCGGCGCGCTGATGGCCGAGTCCGGTGCCGCCGACCGCATCGCCTCGACGCTGTTGCGCCATGCCCGTGGTAAAGCGCTGCCCTGGGTCATGGCCGTGGTGGCCATGGTGATCGGCCTGCCGCTGTTCTTCGAAGTGGGCCTGGTGCTGATGGTGCCCGTGATCTTCGTCATCGCCCGGCAGTCCGGGCAACCGCTGCTGAAGGTGGCGATCCCGGCATTGGCCGGCATGACCACGTTGCACGCCCTCATGCCGCCTCACCCCGGCCCGCTGATCGCGGTCAGCGCGCTGCACGCCGACCTGGGCACGACCATGCTGCTGGGCCTGTGCATCGCGGTACCGGCGGTGATCCTCGCCGGTCCCCTGTACGGCATCTGGCTGTCACGGCGTATGCAGGTCGAGGAGCCTGCGGAACTGGGCGAGTTGTTCACCGCCAAGGTGCAGACTCGGCGCAAGCCAAGCTTTGCCATGTCGCTGCTGATCATCCTGCTGCCGGTGCTGCTGATGCTGGGCAGCACCTTGGCCAAAGTCGCCATGGCGCCCGAGAGCAGCCTGGCACTGACCTTGAAGTTCCTCGGCGAGCCGCTGATCGCACTGGGGTTGGCGGTGATCGCGGCGGTGATCTGCCTGGGCTGGTCGATCGGCATGGCGCGCGATCAGGTCGGTGGCGTGCTGCGCAAGAGCCTGGCACCGATCGCCGTGTTGCTGCTGACCATCGGGGCCGGTGGTGGACTCAAACAGACGCTGCTCGAAGCGGGCGTGAGCGACACCATCAGCAAGGTCGCCAGTGGCGCCCACCTGTCGTACGTGCTGTTGGCGTGGCTGATCGCTGTGGCCCTGCGTCAGGCCACGGGCTCTGCCACCGTCGCCACGACCACCACGGCGGGTATTCTGGCGCCGCTGATGACGGGGCTGGCGAGCACCCAGAGTTCGCTGGTGGCGTTGGCCATCGGCGCAGGCTCGGTGTTCTTCTGCCACGTCAATGACGCCGGGTTCTGGATGGTGCGCGAGTACTTCGGCTTGCAGCTCAAGCAGACGCTGTGGGTGTGGTCGGTGTTGCAGACCATCGTTTCGGTGGTGGGGCTGGTCGGCACGCTGCTGTTGTGGCAATGGCTGCAGTAA
- a CDS encoding peroxiredoxin, whose protein sequence is MIERGAMLPDVTLYQYSEGEGGCAIGPNAFSLRERCDQRKLLIFALPGAFTPTCSERHVPGYVAAAPELFAAGIDEILCVSVNDAFVMQAWGKSLQVGTAVQMIADGNGQFTEALGLGQDLSARGMGYRSQRYALLVDNGVVRHLAVEAPGKFEVSDAQTLLAVVRARD, encoded by the coding sequence ATGATCGAACGTGGCGCCATGCTCCCTGATGTCACCCTTTATCAATACAGCGAAGGCGAGGGCGGCTGTGCCATCGGCCCGAACGCCTTTTCGCTGCGCGAGCGCTGCGACCAGCGCAAATTGCTGATCTTCGCGCTGCCGGGCGCGTTCACCCCGACCTGTTCGGAGCGCCATGTGCCGGGGTATGTCGCGGCCGCGCCGGAACTGTTCGCCGCCGGTATCGACGAGATCCTTTGCGTCTCGGTCAACGATGCCTTCGTCATGCAGGCCTGGGGTAAGAGCCTGCAGGTGGGCACGGCCGTGCAGATGATCGCCGACGGTAATGGCCAATTCACCGAGGCCCTGGGCCTCGGCCAGGACCTGTCCGCACGGGGCATGGGCTATCGCTCGCAACGCTACGCGCTGCTGGTGGACAACGGTGTGGTCCGGCACTTGGCGGTCGAGGCGCCGGGCAAGTTCGAGGTCAGCGACGCGCAGACGCTGCTCGCCGTGGTGCGCGCCCGCGACTGA